Proteins from a single region of Streptomyces spectabilis:
- a CDS encoding RNA polymerase sigma factor: MSRTGDHGAVPPEFSEFFRAEYPRLVRTLAATGARVEEAKDVAQEAMLELAGIWPNCRRPYGWVRKVAWHKYLKIAERDRKRTNGEWQACLHPRVVQDCDDPDEREWVRQQLVELPPRQRAVMALYVDGYSTDEIAELLKTEVSTVRSHLRHARVALRRGLEGERGDGL; this comes from the coding sequence GTGAGCCGTACAGGTGACCACGGGGCCGTCCCACCGGAGTTCTCCGAGTTCTTCAGAGCGGAATACCCCCGCCTCGTCCGCACCCTGGCCGCGACCGGGGCCAGGGTGGAGGAGGCCAAGGACGTCGCGCAGGAAGCCATGCTCGAACTCGCGGGCATCTGGCCGAACTGCCGCCGCCCCTACGGCTGGGTCCGCAAGGTGGCCTGGCACAAGTACCTGAAGATCGCGGAACGCGACCGCAAGCGGACCAACGGCGAGTGGCAGGCCTGCCTGCACCCCCGGGTCGTACAGGACTGCGACGACCCGGACGAGAGGGAGTGGGTGCGGCAGCAGCTCGTCGAACTGCCGCCGCGACAGCGGGCCGTGATGGCCCTGTACGTGGACGGATACTCCACGGACGAGATCGCCGAACTGCTCAAGACGGAAGTGAGCACGGTGCGCAGTCACTTGCGGCACGCCCGCGTCGCGCTGCGGCGCGGCCTGGAGGGCGAGCGGGGAGACGGACTGTGA
- a CDS encoding ROK family protein, which translates to MDGYDAKVRRVLRRSYELDHGHYAIGIEVLPYKLAGVVVTSEGVVTARSRTDLSDMEPEAVVERAAALIRSLADSKLGRSFPRNRVCVGVQVGGPVDADTGLVRHLVNGPDDHGKEKPPPYEWVEFPLGPRLRAATGWDTVVENDAHAFAAYEQTLGAGRHADTFAVVLVRDGVGAGMVVRRERLSVPMEFGHLRVWPQGRVCDCGMRGCIESQVGNRALTGAIKDLTGRELDGLEAAVDLADGDDPHALAAVAAFRKAGTSVARGLAHLLTLFGPSHVVLYAADSLLISGRGHRAANAFLSAVGTYRSYAFHDNRDCHLVTKPLVADRGAHGAALIALQHCFGVRLPPH; encoded by the coding sequence ATGGACGGATACGACGCGAAGGTGCGGCGAGTCCTTCGGCGGTCGTACGAACTCGACCACGGGCACTACGCGATAGGGATAGAGGTACTCCCCTACAAGCTCGCCGGTGTCGTCGTCACCAGCGAGGGGGTGGTGACCGCCCGGTCCCGGACGGACCTGTCCGACATGGAGCCCGAGGCGGTCGTCGAGCGCGCGGCGGCGCTGATCCGCTCACTCGCCGACAGCAAGCTGGGGCGCTCCTTCCCCAGGAACCGGGTGTGCGTCGGCGTACAGGTCGGCGGGCCCGTCGACGCGGACACGGGCCTGGTGCGCCATCTGGTCAACGGACCCGATGACCACGGGAAGGAGAAGCCACCGCCTTATGAGTGGGTGGAGTTCCCGCTCGGCCCCAGACTCAGGGCCGCCACCGGCTGGGACACCGTCGTCGAGAACGACGCGCACGCCTTCGCCGCCTACGAACAGACGCTGGGGGCGGGGCGCCACGCGGACACCTTCGCCGTGGTGCTCGTCCGCGACGGCGTCGGCGCCGGCATGGTGGTGCGCCGCGAACGCCTCAGCGTGCCCATGGAGTTCGGGCACCTGCGGGTGTGGCCGCAAGGGCGCGTCTGCGACTGCGGCATGCGCGGCTGCATCGAGAGCCAGGTGGGCAACCGAGCGCTGACCGGGGCGATCAAGGACCTCACCGGGCGGGAGCTGGACGGCCTGGAGGCGGCGGTGGACCTCGCCGACGGCGACGACCCGCACGCCCTGGCCGCGGTCGCCGCCTTCCGCAAGGCGGGCACCTCGGTCGCCCGTGGACTCGCTCATCTGCTGACCCTCTTCGGGCCGAGCCACGTCGTCCTGTACGCCGCCGACAGCCTGCTCATCAGCGGCCGCGGGCACCGCGCGGCCAACGCCTTCCTGAGCGCGGTGGGCACGTACCGCTCGTACGCCTTCCACGACAACCGCGACTGCCACCTCGTCACCAAGCCGCTCGTCGCCGACCGGGGCGCGCACGGCGCGGCCCTGATCGCGCTGCAGCACTGCTTCGGCGTGCGGCTCCCACCCCACTGA
- a CDS encoding ROK family protein, whose amino-acid sequence MDPFPSLPSLGPSAPRFLGLDVGGTKIAAGVVDTDGHIVERVPAVPCPAADQDAMLKAAVLLIEALRSRHPDVAGVGVGVAGLVDWPDGRVRTAPNSAFRDAPLRRLLRDATGLPTVVDNDANTACWAEYRLGHSASYMAFVTVGTGVGGGLVLDDRLFRGGTGIGTEIGHMIVDPHGTERCGCGTIGCLEPLASGPALARYATLAAAGRPTGHLAAGRRRVTGEDVTAAAQAGDPAARAQLARIGHWLGIGIATLVNLFDVELIVLGGGVAGAGEPLLTPVRESFEEYVTARAHRDLPDIRLTRCGPEAGWVGAALLARDGLCVPGPQARRTAVT is encoded by the coding sequence ATGGACCCCTTTCCCTCCCTCCCTTCCCTCGGGCCGTCCGCCCCCCGCTTCCTCGGCCTCGACGTCGGCGGTACGAAGATCGCCGCAGGCGTCGTCGACACGGACGGGCACATCGTGGAACGCGTGCCCGCGGTGCCGTGCCCCGCGGCCGATCAGGACGCGATGCTGAAGGCGGCCGTCCTGCTGATCGAGGCGTTGCGTTCCCGCCACCCCGACGTCGCGGGCGTCGGGGTGGGGGTGGCCGGGCTCGTCGACTGGCCCGACGGCCGCGTCCGCACGGCCCCGAACAGCGCCTTCCGCGACGCGCCGCTGCGCCGCCTGCTGCGGGACGCGACCGGCCTGCCGACCGTGGTCGACAACGACGCGAACACCGCGTGCTGGGCCGAGTACCGCCTCGGGCACAGCGCCTCGTACATGGCCTTCGTCACCGTCGGCACCGGTGTGGGCGGCGGTCTCGTGCTCGACGACCGGCTCTTCCGCGGCGGCACCGGCATCGGCACGGAGATCGGGCACATGATCGTCGACCCGCACGGCACCGAGCGCTGCGGCTGCGGCACCATCGGCTGTCTGGAACCCCTGGCCTCCGGCCCGGCACTGGCGCGCTACGCCACGCTGGCGGCGGCGGGGCGGCCGACGGGCCACCTCGCCGCGGGCCGCCGCCGGGTCACGGGCGAGGACGTCACCGCCGCCGCACAGGCCGGAGACCCCGCCGCGCGGGCGCAGCTGGCCCGCATCGGCCACTGGCTCGGCATCGGCATCGCGACCCTCGTGAACCTCTTCGACGTCGAACTGATCGTCCTCGGCGGTGGCGTGGCCGGTGCCGGTGAACCCCTGCTCACCCCGGTGCGGGAGAGCTTCGAGGAGTACGTCACCGCGCGCGCCCACCGCGACCTGCCGGACATCAGGCTGACCCGCTGCGGCCCGGAGGCGGGGTGGGTCGGCGCCGCGCTCCTCGCCCGCGACGGCCTCTGTGTGCCCGGGCCGCAGGCCCGGCGCACGGCGGTCACCTGA
- a CDS encoding PTS-dependent dihydroxyacetone kinase phosphotransferase subunit DhaM, whose amino-acid sequence MSDGVQRVGIVLVSHSAAVAESVALLAQDLAGGGTGPVAPAGGTADGGLGTSSDLVAAAAHRVDRGAGVAILADLGSAVLTVKALIAEGDELPALSRLLDAPFVEGAVAAVVTASAGGDLTAVAAAAQEAYSYRKV is encoded by the coding sequence GTGAGTGACGGCGTCCAGCGCGTGGGCATCGTGCTCGTCTCGCACAGCGCCGCCGTCGCGGAGTCCGTCGCGCTGCTCGCCCAGGACCTCGCGGGCGGCGGGACAGGCCCCGTCGCCCCGGCGGGCGGCACCGCGGACGGCGGCCTCGGCACCAGCTCCGACCTCGTCGCGGCCGCCGCCCACCGGGTCGACCGGGGCGCGGGCGTGGCGATCCTCGCCGACCTGGGCAGTGCCGTGCTCACCGTGAAGGCCCTCATCGCCGAGGGCGACGAACTGCCCGCCCTCAGCCGCCTGTTGGACGCCCCCTTCGTCGAGGGCGCGGTCGCGGCGGTCGTCACGGCGTCGGCGGGCGGGGACCTCACCGCCGTGGCGGCGGCGGCCCAGGAGGCGTACTCCTACCGGAAGGTGTGA
- the dhaL gene encoding dihydroxyacetone kinase subunit DhaL codes for MLDADFFHRWLAAAAAAVDREADRLTELDSPIGDADHGSNLRRGFTAVVATPEKEAPDTPGAVLTLAGRQLISTVGGASGPLYGTLLRRTGKALGEAPEVSEAEFAEALRAGVDAVAALGGAALGDKTMLDSLVPGVDALPTSYAAAREAARRGALATIPLQARKGRASYLGERSVGHQDPGATSSALLFEALAEAAGEAPGE; via the coding sequence GTGCTCGACGCCGACTTCTTCCACCGCTGGCTCGCCGCGGCCGCGGCGGCCGTGGACCGCGAGGCGGACCGCCTCACCGAGCTGGACTCGCCGATCGGCGACGCCGACCACGGCAGCAATCTGCGACGCGGCTTCACCGCCGTCGTCGCCACGCCGGAGAAGGAGGCCCCCGACACCCCGGGCGCCGTCCTGACCCTCGCGGGACGGCAGTTGATCTCCACGGTGGGCGGCGCGTCCGGACCGCTGTACGGCACGCTGCTGCGCCGCACGGGCAAGGCGCTCGGCGAGGCGCCGGAGGTCAGCGAGGCGGAGTTCGCCGAGGCGCTGCGCGCGGGGGTGGACGCGGTGGCCGCGCTCGGCGGCGCCGCGCTCGGCGACAAGACGATGCTGGACTCGCTGGTCCCGGGCGTGGACGCGCTGCCGACGTCGTACGCGGCGGCCCGGGAGGCGGCCCGCCGAGGGGCCCTTGCGACGATCCCGCTCCAGGCGCGCAAGGGCAGGGCCAGCTATCTGGGCGAGCGCAGCGTCGGCCACCAGGATCCGGGGGCGACCTCGTCGGCCCTGCTGTTCGAGGCCCTCGCCGAGGCCGCCGGGGAGGCGCCCGGTGAGTGA
- the dhaK gene encoding dihydroxyacetone kinase subunit DhaK: protein MRMLINVAESVVADALRGMAAAHPELAVDVENRVIVRRDAPVAGKVALVSGGGSGHEPLHGGFVGPGMLSAACPGEVYTSPVPDQMVRAAAAVDSGAGVLFVIKNYTGDVLNFDMAAELAEDEGVQVAKVLVNDDVAVSDSLYTAGRRGTGATLFVEKLAGAAAEEGMPLERVEAVARRVNDNARSFGVALSACSTPAKGSPTFDLPAGELELGIGIHGEPGRERRPMMTSGEIADFAVHAVLEDLDPRSPVLVLVNGMGATPLLELYGFNAEVHRVLRERGVAVARTLVGNYVTSLDMAGASVSLCQIDEELLRLWDAPVHTAALRWGR from the coding sequence ATGAGGATGCTCATCAACGTGGCGGAGAGCGTGGTCGCGGACGCGCTCAGGGGGATGGCGGCCGCGCACCCGGAGCTGGCCGTGGACGTCGAGAACCGGGTGATCGTCCGCAGGGACGCGCCCGTCGCCGGGAAGGTCGCGCTGGTCTCCGGCGGGGGCTCGGGGCACGAGCCGCTGCACGGGGGATTCGTCGGTCCGGGGATGCTCTCGGCCGCGTGCCCGGGTGAGGTGTACACCTCACCCGTGCCGGACCAGATGGTGCGGGCGGCGGCCGCGGTGGACAGCGGCGCGGGCGTGCTGTTCGTCATCAAGAACTACACCGGTGACGTACTGAACTTCGACATGGCCGCCGAACTCGCCGAGGACGAGGGCGTCCAGGTCGCCAAGGTCCTCGTGAACGACGACGTGGCGGTCAGCGACAGCCTCTACACCGCGGGGCGGCGCGGCACCGGCGCGACCCTGTTCGTGGAGAAGCTCGCGGGCGCGGCCGCCGAGGAGGGCATGCCCCTGGAGCGCGTCGAGGCCGTCGCCCGGCGCGTCAACGACAACGCGCGCAGCTTCGGCGTCGCCCTCAGTGCCTGCTCCACGCCCGCGAAGGGCTCCCCCACCTTCGACCTTCCGGCCGGTGAGCTGGAGCTGGGCATCGGCATCCACGGCGAGCCGGGCCGCGAGCGGCGCCCGATGATGACGTCCGGCGAGATCGCCGACTTCGCCGTGCACGCCGTCCTCGAGGACCTCGACCCGCGCAGCCCCGTGCTCGTCCTCGTCAACGGCATGGGCGCCACCCCGCTCCTCGAGCTGTACGGCTTCAACGCCGAGGTGCACCGCGTGCTCCGCGAGCGCGGCGTGGCCGTGGCCCGCACGCTCGTGGGCAACTACGTGACCTCGCTCGACATGGCGGGCGCCTCGGTGTCCCTGTGTCAGATCGACGAGGAGCTGCTGCGCCTGTGGGACGCTCCGGTGCACACAGCCGCGTTGCGCTGGGGCAGGTGA
- a CDS encoding MFS transporter: protein MSNPYRKILAAPGAASFTAAGFFGRMTLSMMGVGMITLVSQVTGRYGLAGALAATFALAAAAIGPQTSRLVDRHGQARVLRPVTLVAVAAVAGFLLCLHRDAQEWALFLFAAGIGCAPNVGSMVKARWAEVHQGSPRDLHTAYSWEAVVDEVCYIVGPIVSIGLSIAWFPQAGVVLAGGFLSVGVLWLTAQRGTEPAPHPRAAHDEGSALRSRGLQVLVATYVAIGAVFGSVDVVTVAFAEERGHKGAASLVLAAYAIGSCAAGVVLGLVHLKGPPFTHWFVGVCAMAATVLPLLFVTSLWLLAPLLFLAGLCIAPTMITAMPLLERHVPRSKFTEGMSWTGTGLAVGLAVGSAVSGRVVDSSGAESGYVVPCAAGAMAVVVALVGGHHLRAPAEKDLGGFA from the coding sequence TTGTCGAATCCCTACCGCAAGATACTCGCCGCGCCCGGCGCGGCCTCGTTCACCGCCGCGGGCTTCTTCGGGCGCATGACGCTGTCCATGATGGGCGTCGGCATGATCACGTTGGTCTCCCAGGTCACCGGGCGGTACGGCCTCGCGGGCGCGCTGGCCGCGACCTTCGCGCTCGCGGCCGCCGCCATCGGCCCGCAGACGTCGCGCCTGGTGGACCGGCACGGCCAGGCGAGGGTGTTGCGTCCGGTGACCCTCGTCGCCGTCGCCGCGGTGGCGGGCTTCCTCCTCTGCCTCCACCGGGACGCCCAGGAGTGGGCGCTCTTCCTGTTCGCCGCGGGCATCGGCTGCGCGCCGAACGTCGGCTCGATGGTCAAGGCCCGCTGGGCCGAGGTCCATCAGGGGTCGCCGCGCGACCTGCACACCGCGTACTCCTGGGAGGCCGTGGTGGACGAGGTGTGCTACATCGTCGGCCCCATCGTCTCCATCGGCCTGTCCATCGCGTGGTTCCCGCAGGCGGGGGTGGTCCTCGCGGGCGGGTTCCTCAGCGTCGGCGTTCTCTGGCTCACGGCCCAGCGCGGCACCGAGCCCGCTCCGCATCCCCGCGCGGCGCACGACGAGGGCTCGGCGCTGCGCTCCCGGGGCCTTCAGGTGCTCGTCGCCACCTATGTCGCCATCGGTGCCGTCTTCGGCTCCGTCGACGTGGTCACGGTGGCGTTCGCCGAGGAGCGCGGCCACAAGGGCGCGGCGAGCCTGGTGCTCGCCGCGTACGCGATCGGTTCCTGCGCCGCAGGCGTCGTCCTCGGCCTGGTCCACCTCAAGGGCCCGCCGTTCACCCACTGGTTCGTGGGTGTCTGCGCCATGGCGGCGACGGTGCTGCCGCTGCTGTTCGTGACCAGTCTGTGGCTGCTCGCGCCGCTGCTCTTCCTCGCCGGGCTCTGCATCGCGCCCACCATGATCACCGCCATGCCCCTCCTGGAACGGCACGTGCCCCGGAGCAAGTTCACCGAGGGCATGTCATGGACAGGCACGGGCCTGGCCGTTGGCCTCGCCGTCGGCTCCGCGGTCTCGGGCCGGGTCGTGGACTCCTCGGGCGCCGAGTCGGGGTACGTCGTGCCGTGCGCGGCGGGGGCGATGGCGGTCGTGGTGGCGCTCGTGGGCGGCCACCACCTACGAGCGCCCGCCGAGAAAGACCTCGGAGGCTTCGCGTGA
- a CDS encoding pyridoxal phosphate-dependent aminotransferase, translating into MERHNALGVREFPSLTPFRASPVAHDPHDVLRLALSENPLGASPKAMAAARAAVEQAHWYPHSDGEPLRGRLAAHYGLPGHKVIVGNGVDEIILLAALATSGQSRPTVITANTFAGYAASLETAGHAVTTVPLATSGGVDLDAVCEAASRAACVVACNPHNPMGTVLSADQVQALVEACADAGALLILDEAYAEFADATRFGSGLPHLHRPGVVVLRTFSKAYGLAGLRCGYALGDEDLIAAMTAIRTALPYNTNRVALAAAAAALADQDHLRTVVDECTAARQVLTSGLAHMGVPTLPSQTNFVLARLGDGADDAGAVIARLADRHGIHIRDMTGLGLPGWARISVPRTRDVPLLTTSLRCALAAPDASV; encoded by the coding sequence ATGGAGCGTCACAACGCCCTCGGAGTACGGGAATTCCCGTCTCTCACGCCCTTCCGCGCCAGCCCCGTCGCGCACGACCCGCACGACGTGCTGCGCTTGGCCCTGTCCGAGAACCCGCTCGGCGCCTCGCCGAAGGCCATGGCCGCCGCGCGGGCCGCCGTCGAACAGGCCCACTGGTACCCGCACTCCGACGGCGAGCCCCTGCGCGGCCGACTGGCCGCCCACTACGGCCTGCCCGGGCACAAGGTGATCGTCGGCAACGGCGTCGACGAGATCATCCTCCTCGCCGCGCTCGCCACCTCCGGCCAGAGCCGCCCCACGGTGATCACCGCCAACACCTTCGCCGGGTACGCGGCCTCGCTGGAGACCGCAGGACACGCCGTGACCACGGTGCCGCTGGCGACGTCCGGAGGGGTCGACCTGGACGCCGTCTGCGAGGCGGCGAGCCGCGCAGCCTGCGTCGTGGCGTGCAATCCGCACAACCCGATGGGCACCGTCCTCAGCGCCGACCAGGTGCAGGCCCTCGTCGAGGCGTGTGCCGACGCCGGAGCCCTGCTGATCCTGGACGAGGCGTACGCGGAGTTCGCCGATGCCACCCGGTTCGGCAGCGGTCTGCCGCATCTGCACCGGCCCGGCGTCGTGGTCCTGCGCACCTTCTCCAAGGCGTACGGGCTCGCGGGATTGCGCTGCGGCTACGCGCTCGGCGACGAGGACCTCATCGCCGCGATGACCGCGATCCGTACGGCCCTGCCCTACAACACCAACCGCGTGGCCCTGGCCGCGGCGGCCGCCGCCCTGGCCGACCAGGACCACCTGCGGACCGTGGTCGACGAGTGCACGGCGGCGCGGCAGGTCCTGACGTCGGGCCTCGCACACATGGGCGTGCCCACCCTGCCCTCGCAGACCAACTTCGTGCTCGCCCGCCTGGGCGACGGCGCCGACGACGCCGGGGCCGTCATCGCCCGCCTCGCGGACCGGCACGGCATCCACATCCGGGACATGACGGGCCTGGGCCTCCCCGGCTGGGCGCGGATCAGCGTTCCCCGTACCCGCGACGTGCCGCTGTTGACCACCTCGCTGCGGTGTGCCCTGGCGGCACCGGACGCGTCCGTCTGA
- a CDS encoding pyridoxal phosphate-dependent decarboxylase family protein, producing the protein MPPVPPVPQADRTRPFSAESRDETAALLTKALQLGLDFKLQPEVFRERVPSAEARDRLVTELPERPASVDEALAEFTDTMLPLCKNEASPQFLGFGDTGDDVGALTGGVLALLTQQNLINQSFDSPSATFVETTALRWLRELIGFTNPPVGELSTVFDVGGVITHGGTMSNSLAMMLAREHKVPGTMEHGVRDPGQYSIVVPRDIGHYSVKSALKWIGLGYQVIEVDTDGFRYDLKALERTLREHAGRVMSVVAYAGDSRTQTVDDLRGVRDVVRAADEDIWLHADACWGLLCSFSDALRGRIAGIEDYDSVTVDPHKVMGVPHSLGAILVRDPAALRAISSHSGLIMGDDFDFGQVTPFVGTKAWLSLKLWMMMRTHGRSGLARLAEDRVGTARRFADLVDARSRLIRLHPVDMMAVTFMYVPADVDVTAPDIERINEANLRIHERMLADGIWHLHHFGLPDDAGVLKYGATLYPMRFMAANPRIEEHHMTGVLDYVLALGAQFDEGQL; encoded by the coding sequence ATGCCGCCTGTTCCGCCTGTTCCTCAAGCCGACCGGACCCGTCCGTTCTCCGCCGAAAGCCGTGACGAGACGGCCGCGTTGCTGACCAAGGCGCTCCAGTTGGGGCTCGACTTCAAGCTGCAGCCGGAGGTGTTCCGCGAGCGCGTGCCCTCCGCCGAGGCGCGCGACCGTCTGGTGACGGAGCTGCCCGAGCGTCCGGCGAGCGTCGACGAGGCCCTCGCCGAGTTCACCGACACCATGCTGCCGCTGTGCAAGAACGAGGCGAGCCCGCAGTTCCTCGGCTTCGGCGACACGGGGGACGACGTCGGCGCGCTCACCGGCGGCGTCCTGGCCCTGCTCACCCAGCAGAACCTCATCAACCAGAGCTTCGACTCGCCGAGCGCGACCTTCGTCGAGACCACGGCCCTGCGCTGGCTCAGGGAGCTCATCGGCTTCACCAACCCGCCGGTCGGGGAACTCTCCACGGTGTTCGACGTCGGCGGGGTCATCACCCACGGCGGCACGATGAGCAACTCCCTCGCGATGATGCTGGCCCGCGAGCACAAGGTGCCGGGAACCATGGAGCACGGCGTGCGGGACCCCGGGCAGTACTCGATCGTCGTCCCGCGCGACATCGGCCACTACAGCGTGAAGAGCGCGCTGAAGTGGATCGGCCTCGGCTACCAGGTCATCGAGGTGGACACCGACGGGTTCCGCTACGACCTGAAGGCCCTGGAGCGGACCCTGCGCGAGCACGCGGGCCGCGTGATGTCCGTGGTGGCGTACGCCGGTGACAGCCGCACCCAGACCGTGGACGACCTGCGCGGCGTGCGCGACGTCGTGCGGGCCGCGGACGAGGACATCTGGCTGCACGCGGACGCCTGCTGGGGGCTGCTGTGCTCCTTCAGCGACGCGCTGCGGGGCAGGATCGCGGGCATCGAGGACTACGACAGCGTGACCGTGGACCCGCACAAGGTCATGGGTGTGCCGCACAGCCTCGGCGCGATCCTGGTCCGGGACCCGGCCGCCCTCCGGGCGATCTCCAGCCACTCGGGCCTCATCATGGGCGACGACTTCGACTTCGGCCAGGTCACCCCGTTCGTCGGCACCAAGGCGTGGCTGTCGCTGAAGCTGTGGATGATGATGCGCACCCACGGCCGCTCCGGCCTCGCGCGCCTCGCCGAGGACCGCGTCGGCACCGCGCGGCGGTTCGCCGATCTCGTCGACGCGCGCAGCCGTCTGATCCGGCTGCACCCGGTGGACATGATGGCGGTCACCTTCATGTACGTACCCGCCGACGTGGACGTGACGGCCCCGGACATCGAGCGGATCAACGAGGCCAATCTGCGCATCCACGAGCGCATGCTCGCCGACGGGATCTGGCATCTGCACCACTTCGGGCTGCCGGACGACGCGGGCGTCCTGAAGTACGGGGCGACCTTGTACCCGATGCGGTTCATGGCGGCCAACCCGCGCATCGAGGAGCACCACATGACGGGGGTCCTCGACTATGTCCTCGCTCTCGGCGCGCAGTTCGACGAGGGGCAGCTGTGA
- a CDS encoding trypsin-like serine peptidase produces MHVRRALGAAAGAVALIMLPGLPAYADPGDPTPTAKSTESAPAAEPTPEGKTPAPPRVPTSKPRAPKAKTAAPTGTPGDTSPVPTPVPDGGDNDARAFTPSDADDYWTPERMRDAEPVVEDTTRKPGAPAGAPTRRPRAASNPFEGLPIVGTFFWNDGTNTGRFCGGTVVKSPGKNIVMSAGHCFDDQDARKNLTFVPQYDDGKKPHGAFTVKPGRIYVDKRYLSKGPDAAADLDFNFLVLEPRGGKNVEDVVGGAELKINAGYAHDPVRLIGYPANQKRPLDCTDKTVRYNSTDPKIPGSFLRISCAKYSGGASGGPFLIKQGSGWGIIGVIGGWKTGGDVDDISYSSYLDGDAKALYDDAVNNKPPAGRGILGKAETWQHAEVMAGGYFTDGNAGSWDYSDLVVRWSDGEVTLYRGAGEEGDNFDKEIRLTGPNGTWKHAVTMAAGDFSGADTDDLIVRWSDGELTLYPDVDAAGFHGEVQLQKPNDLWKHATSITGGRYTSDNKWTDDLVVRWSDGEVTLYTNLNRDGFHGEKKLAAPNGTWTHASTITSGDFTGNDQHDLMVRWTDGELTLYKDIDQNGFHGEVQVKKPNRLWTHATILGAGDYTENKHPDDFLVRWSDGEVSMYPDADETGLNREITLVYPPA; encoded by the coding sequence ATGCACGTGCGCAGAGCGCTGGGTGCCGCGGCGGGAGCCGTGGCCCTGATCATGCTGCCGGGTCTTCCGGCGTACGCGGATCCCGGCGACCCGACGCCCACGGCGAAGTCCACCGAGTCCGCACCGGCGGCCGAGCCCACGCCGGAGGGCAAGACTCCGGCCCCGCCCCGCGTACCGACGAGCAAGCCCCGCGCGCCGAAGGCCAAGACCGCGGCCCCGACGGGCACCCCGGGTGACACGTCCCCGGTGCCGACGCCCGTGCCGGACGGCGGGGACAACGACGCCCGCGCGTTCACGCCGTCCGACGCCGACGACTACTGGACGCCCGAGCGCATGCGCGACGCGGAGCCCGTCGTCGAGGACACGACGCGCAAGCCCGGCGCCCCGGCCGGCGCCCCGACCCGGCGGCCGCGCGCGGCCAGCAACCCCTTCGAGGGGCTGCCCATCGTCGGCACCTTCTTCTGGAACGACGGCACCAACACCGGCCGCTTCTGCGGCGGCACGGTCGTCAAGAGCCCCGGCAAGAACATCGTGATGAGCGCCGGGCACTGCTTCGACGACCAGGACGCGCGCAAGAACCTGACGTTCGTCCCGCAGTACGACGACGGCAAGAAGCCGCACGGCGCCTTCACCGTCAAGCCCGGCCGCATCTACGTCGACAAGCGCTATCTGTCCAAGGGCCCGGACGCCGCGGCCGACCTGGACTTCAACTTCCTCGTGCTCGAGCCTCGCGGCGGCAAGAACGTCGAGGACGTCGTCGGCGGCGCCGAGCTGAAGATCAACGCCGGCTACGCGCACGACCCGGTCCGCCTCATCGGCTACCCGGCCAACCAGAAGCGCCCGCTGGACTGCACGGACAAGACGGTCCGCTACAACAGCACCGACCCCAAGATCCCGGGCAGCTTCCTGCGCATCTCCTGCGCCAAGTACTCCGGCGGCGCCTCCGGCGGCCCGTTCCTCATCAAGCAGGGCAGCGGCTGGGGCATCATCGGCGTCATCGGCGGCTGGAAGACCGGCGGCGACGTGGACGACATCTCGTACAGCTCGTACCTGGACGGCGACGCCAAGGCGCTGTACGACGACGCGGTGAACAACAAGCCCCCGGCCGGGCGCGGCATCCTCGGCAAGGCCGAGACCTGGCAGCACGCCGAGGTCATGGCGGGCGGCTACTTCACCGACGGCAACGCGGGCTCGTGGGACTACTCCGACCTGGTCGTGCGCTGGTCGGACGGCGAGGTCACCCTGTACCGGGGCGCCGGCGAGGAGGGCGACAACTTCGACAAGGAGATCCGCCTCACCGGTCCGAACGGCACCTGGAAGCACGCCGTCACCATGGCCGCGGGCGACTTCTCCGGGGCCGACACGGACGACCTGATCGTGCGCTGGTCCGACGGTGAGCTGACGCTCTACCCGGACGTCGACGCGGCGGGCTTCCACGGCGAGGTGCAGCTCCAGAAGCCCAACGACCTCTGGAAGCACGCCACGTCCATCACCGGCGGCCGCTACACGAGCGACAACAAGTGGACCGACGACCTCGTGGTCCGCTGGAGCGACGGTGAGGTCACGCTCTACACCAACCTCAACCGCGACGGCTTCCACGGCGAGAAGAAGCTCGCCGCGCCCAACGGCACGTGGACGCACGCCTCGACGATCACCTCGGGCGACTTCACCGGCAACGACCAGCACGACCTCATGGTGCGCTGGACGGACGGCGAGCTGACGCTCTACAAGGACATCGACCAGAACGGCTTCCACGGCGAGGTCCAGGTCAAGAAGCCCAACCGGCTCTGGACGCACGCCACCATCCTCGGCGCGGGCGACTACACCGAGAACAAGCACCCGGACGACTTCCTGGTGCGCTGGTCCGACGGCGAGGTCTCGATGTACCCGGACGCCGACGAGACCGGTCTGAACCGGGAGATCACGCTGGTGTACCCGCCCGCCTGA